One Heyndrickxia oleronia genomic window, TAGGTTTCAAAAAGTTTTTCAAAAAACGCCAAAAACTTACAAGAATGTCATAAAAAATTAATAATTATTTTATATGGGAATGATTGTGTCGAATGATAGAAACCTGTAGAATAATAAATTGCGACGGTAGATGGACGAATTATCGTTTGTGAATAATAATGGAAATCTTCATTGCAATTTATTGGATTATAGGGGCTGAAATCATGTATCGAGCACTGTTTATTTTGTTTTTTATCGTTGTTTGTTTAACAGCATTGCTTTTTACTAGTTTAAAAGATAGTTTTTATACTTTCTTTTAAATTGATTTTTGGTTAAAATCAAGAATATTTAAATCTTTCGAGTAAAAAAGATTTCTTTTAAAAATAGGTATTTGAATTAGTACATGTTATAGCCTTTTCACATAGTTTGTTAGTGTAGCAAGACAAATTAATGAAGGGAGTTATGACTATGTTTTGTGGAAAGATTTTACCACCAATTGTTCATCCGACAAAATGCTGTACGAATCATACTCAACAAAATTTCATTCAACCACATATTTATCCATCACATACAACAAATGTGAATCACCAAGTAATTGGACACGCAAATTACTATCCTCATACTGAATCATTTGTAAATGAAGTGTCAAATGTAAACTTAGGTCCAGTTTCCGGACCAGTTCCAGGTGGGATGGGTGGATTTGGGCCAGGTGCTATGGGACCAATGGGTGGTCCTGGACCAATGCCATTCGGTTTTCCGAGGTAAATGTTGAATTTTCAAGGATGGTAATTGCCATCCTTGTTTTTTTATATTAATAATCGGTCTTATACTAGTGAGTCTTAGAGTAGGTGAAAATGATGATTAATGTAATTACAATTACGGGGTATAAGCCTTTCGAACTAGGGATATTTTCAAATAAACACCCCGCAATCGACTTTATCAAAATGGCAATAAAAAAAGAGCTAGTAAGCTTTTTGGATGAAGGACTTGAATGGGTGATAATTTCTGGCCAGTTAGGTGTAGAACTTTGGGCAGCAGAAGTGACTCTAGAACTTCAAAATGAGTATCCTGAACTAAAGCTTGCTGTTTTAACACCTTTTTTAAATCAGGAAGAGAGCTGGAATGAAATGAATAAAGACTATTATGAAATGATCGTTAGTCAAGCTGATTTTGTCGATTCTATATCAAAACAACCATATTCAAATCCACAGCAATTCCGTAATAAAAACAAACTTTTCCTACATAAAAGTCAAGGGATGATCATTGTATATGACGGTGAAAAACCAGGTTCACCAAAGTACATTTATGATGAAGCAAAACGATTAGTCGAAGAGAGTAAATATGACATGAGAACGATAGATTTTTATGATTTACAAATGTTAATAGAAGAGGACCAATGGAATTCTGAATAAGTCGTTTCATACTTGCTTTAAAATAAAATATAATGATAAAATTCTTCGGTAGTGAAGAAGAAAAACATTATTATATGCTTACTGTAAAAAAGAAAAAATAATTTATGAATAAAAACAAACTAGATTTTTTAGTTGTCAAACCATATTAAATTGACAAATATATTAATTTTTGAAAGAATAGTAATAATGGGCAACCTGCGAATATTTAAGGTGGTGTGTTAGATGTTATCTGATAAAATTAAGTTAACTGCAAAGGACATTTTAGAAAAAGAATTTAAAACGGCAGTTCGAGGGTATAAGCAAGAAGAAGTGGATAAATTTTTAGATTTTATTATTAAAGATTATGAAACCTTTCATCAAACAATAGAAGACTTACAACAGGAAAATATGCGCTTAAAGAAACAAGCGGATGATTCATTTCGCAGACAACCTTCGCAGCCAACAACTGGAACGACTAACTTTGATATCTTAAAGAGGCTATCAAATCTAGAAAAGCATGTTTTTGGAAGCAAACTGAGTGAATAGATTTGCTTGGATGAAATTTCTTATTGAAATTTAAGTGAATCTTATATATAATAAACAAGCGACGTTAAGTCGTAATGAAATAGCGTTCGGGTAATCGCTGCAACAGATAACTGTTGTTGAGGAAAGTCCATGCTCGCACGGTGCTGAGATGCCCGTAGTGATCGTGCCTAGCAAAGTCATAAGCTAGGGCAGTTTGGATTCGTCTGGGCTGACGGCAGGGAAAACACCTAAGTCCAATAAAGGATATGGTGTGAATACCTTTAAAGTGCCACAGTGACGTAGCCTTATGAGAAATCATAAGGGTGGAACGAGGTAAACCCCGCGAGCGAGAAACTCAAATTATGGTAGGGGAATCCTTTCTCTCGGAAATGAACGAAGAAAGGGACAGGCACTATATGAAGTGTCTGTAGATAGATGATTACCACCTGAGTACGAGATCATTACCTGGTCGTTAGAAGTACAACGGTACAGAACATGGCTTACAGAACGTTATTGAAGGTAATAAATAAACAAATTGTTATGCTCTCCTTCCGAAAAGGAGAGCATATTTTGTATAATCCTTATCTGTTTGAAAAGAGCTTATTTAAAGAGAACTAGATAGGTGAAAATATTACATACGAAGGGTGACATGATGTCTAACTATTCCTTAATTGCTACTGCAGCGATGGGGCTCGAGTCCATCGTTGCAAAAGAAGTAAATCAATTAGGTTATGAATGTAAAGTCGATAACGGTAAGATTGAATATAAAGGTGATGAACGAGCAATTGCACGTAGTAATCTTTGGCTACGCACAGCTGATCGAGTGAAAATTAAAGTAGGAGAATTTAAGGCTGTTACATTTGATGAATTATTTGAAAAGACGAAGGCTTTAAATTGGGAGACATTCCTACCTGTTAATGCCGAATTTCCTGTACAAGGTAAATCGGTAAAGTCAAAATTATTTAGTGTTTCAGATTGTCAAGCAATTGTAAAAAAAGCGATTGTAGATCGACTTCGTTCCCAATATAAACAGGTTTCTTGGTTTGAAGAGAACGGTCCATTATTTAAAATTGAAGTGGCACTTCACAAAGATATAGCAACAATAACAATCGATACAAGTGGAGTAGGGCTTCATAAAAGAGGGTACCGTGTTAATCAAGGTGAAGCACCGTTAAAGGAAACTTTAGCTGCCGCACTTATCCAATTAACCAATTGGCATCCTGATCGTCCGTTTTGGGATCCTTTTTGTGGATCGGGTACAATTCCCATTGAAGCTGCATTAATCGGTCAAAATATTGCTCCTGGATTTAATCGTGATTTCGCTTCAGAATCTTGGCCATGGATAGGAAAAAATATATGGGATGATGCACGTAATGAAGCGGAAGATCTAGCTAAGTATGA contains:
- a CDS encoding CotD family spore coat protein; its protein translation is MFCGKILPPIVHPTKCCTNHTQQNFIQPHIYPSHTTNVNHQVIGHANYYPHTESFVNEVSNVNLGPVSGPVPGGMGGFGPGAMGPMGGPGPMPFGFPR
- a CDS encoding DUF1273 domain-containing protein; translation: MNVITITGYKPFELGIFSNKHPAIDFIKMAIKKELVSFLDEGLEWVIISGQLGVELWAAEVTLELQNEYPELKLAVLTPFLNQEESWNEMNKDYYEMIVSQADFVDSISKQPYSNPQQFRNKNKLFLHKSQGMIIVYDGEKPGSPKYIYDEAKRLVEESKYDMRTIDFYDLQMLIEEDQWNSE
- the gpsB gene encoding cell division regulator GpsB gives rise to the protein MLSDKIKLTAKDILEKEFKTAVRGYKQEEVDKFLDFIIKDYETFHQTIEDLQQENMRLKKQADDSFRRQPSQPTTGTTNFDILKRLSNLEKHVFGSKLSE
- a CDS encoding THUMP domain-containing class I SAM-dependent RNA methyltransferase codes for the protein MSNYSLIATAAMGLESIVAKEVNQLGYECKVDNGKIEYKGDERAIARSNLWLRTADRVKIKVGEFKAVTFDELFEKTKALNWETFLPVNAEFPVQGKSVKSKLFSVSDCQAIVKKAIVDRLRSQYKQVSWFEENGPLFKIEVALHKDIATITIDTSGVGLHKRGYRVNQGEAPLKETLAAALIQLTNWHPDRPFWDPFCGSGTIPIEAALIGQNIAPGFNRDFASESWPWIGKNIWDDARNEAEDLAKYDQPLKIIGSDIDHRMIKVSEENAIEAGLGDLIEFKQMQVTDISTRDQYGVLVGNPPYGERLSERREVEKLYSEMGKAFSKLDTWSIYMLTSYEQFEEVYGKKATKKRKLFNGFIRTDLYQYWGPRPPRN